GCGCTCGGCCTGCGGCATGATGTACGGGGGGTTGCAGGCGACGTAGCCAGCTCCGTACTGCTTGAACTCCTCGTAGCTTCGGAATGCGATGGGTCCCTCGCGTGTTACGTGACACAAGCGGCACGAGGGCGCGAAGACCTCCGTGTAAAGCTGTTGCTTTGTCGGGCCTCCAGGACGGGTATCCCCCTCCCATCCCATCGGCACTACCCCCGCTCGGAACACACCCGTCAGCGATCGCCCGGGGGCGCAGTCTCTTTCCGGTTGCCCCACCATGCCGGCCACGAACGTTCGCGTCCCGGGAGACGGGTTCGTGTGGCGGCAGATCGCCTGGTTCATGGTTCTCATGGCCTCTTCCGATTCCACGGCATGGCCATCGACCAGGTCGCGGTAGCCGTAGGATTCGGGATCGAAGGGGATGAAGTTGGTCGTGTGCAGGTTCCCATCGCGGTCCATGTGTCCCGGCTGGCCGCCGTGGCACGAGAGGCAGATGTGCGGCACGAAGTGAACGTTCTTCGATCCATCGAGCGGGGGGTCGACGAACCGCGCGCCTGAGGAATCGTACGCGCCGAAGGTGGTGATCTCGGTGCTGGCGTTGGTAAGCGGTCTGCGGTGTTCCATGGTGACGGCTGCCAGCAGACCGGGCCAACTCGGGGTGTCGAGAGGGGATTCGTCGGGGAACCTACGGATGTTTCGGTAGTTGAAGACGATAAAGGCAACAGAATCGTCAGGCAGCGTCTTCATGAACATCCATCGGCCGAAGTTCAAATCGAACTCGTTCTGGTACTTCGCCTGTGCGTCGGGGCCAATGCTGCCCTGGCATTGGGGATCGGATCCTGTGAAGCAGTTGCGCTGCAACCAGGCACTCAGGGTGGATCGATTGTTCAGCACGAATAGCCGATCCACGGGATGGTGGAAGGGCTCATCCAACTCGATGCGAGACCCCTCCACCGAGACGACGCGGCGCGTCTCCATGCGGGCCCAGACCCCTGCCACCTGATTGTCTGGTTCCTTCAGCGTGACACGGGTGCTGGATTGGATGGTGGTGAGCAGACAGCCGTCGCCGCCCGAGCAAGCGTAGCCCTTCACCGTGGCGCACTGTTTGTCCGTGGCCAGCAGGTACCCGCCGAGGCTGGCATCGCGCGTGGCAGGGTCCTCGCTGAACAGCAGGATGTCCCCGGGCCGCAGGCTGTCACACGCGGCTTTGGGCTCGAGGATCAATCGCTTGTCCTCGATCTTCAGCACCAGACTTGATACGGGAGTCGACTGCCCGAACCCGGACAGCATGTCCCCCGGCGCAATCCACCGTGCCTCGTGTGCATCGCTCGCGGGGGCGATGTTTCCGGGCGGGTCGGTCTGCCCCGATTCGACAAGAAACTTGGGATCGTCCTCGTCTACCGTGAAGCCCACGAGTCCTGCGGGCCCGGTTTTCGGATCCGATGGCGCCTGGTCGGTGAGCAGGTAGTAGTAGCGGGCGAACGCATCGCTGCCGGTCTGATCCGTTTCGTGGTTCACGTACTCCAGGAAGTTGTCAGGGTTCTGGTGCGCGGGTGGGGTGAACGCTGTCTTCACTGCCAGACAAGGGCCGACCAAGGGTTCCCCTTGCGATTGCTGCTGGTCTTCCCACGCGACCGCAGCGGATGGTGTTCTGGCCTTGGTCGTCCACCCAGGGAGCGCCTTATACGGGTAGTTGGCATAGTTCTCAAAACCGTTAGTGGTCCGAACCTCGATGTCCTGGTCCGTGGGTATCCCTACCGCGCGATCGAAGTAGTGCACGCTCACCACGTAGTCCTGTCCGCCGTGAGTGAAGTGGATCTCGAATGGTAGCGTCGGCGACTGAGGGGATATCGGGGTGCCGGGTGGCTTCAAGGGAGGTGAGATCACTACACAGGTGGATTGGTCACGGAACTTCTCGTCGGCCACTACCACGGAGGAGAAATGGGCAACCTCGAACTCGTAGTGGTTACCCTCGCGGTTGGCGATCCCTGATTGCTGCCAGTGGCCGACGTCCTCGTCGAAGTGCCACACGGGCGCTTGATCCGCTGCGCGTGCCAGGTCGTCGGACGCGATCGGGACGCGCACGGTGGCCTTGCGCCCCTCGGCGAGCGTCAGGGCGCGCCCTTCGGCATCGCGAAAGGCAACATGGATACCGCCGAACTGGAAGAGCCGAGCTGCGTCGCTGAGCATCGGCCCGGGGGCGGGCCTCGACCCATCATCGCGCCGATGCCCTGATGCTTCGACCGTAATGGGGAACGTCGGTGCCTCGCCCTCGCTGGTCACGAGCGCCGTCGCGGACAGGCGTACTTCGGTGTGGTCCGCGATGTCGATGTCCTCACCCGCGTTCACCGTGAGGGTCCTTGCCCGCCGCAGGGGGTAGTCGACGTAGGTCAGGGCGCCGTGATGAACGTGGGTTTGCGGCGCGTACCCGTCCTTGCTGATCGAGAGCACGTAGCGCTCGGCGGCGTCCGCGGTGAGTTCGAAGGTGCCATCCGCATCGGTTCTGACGGACACGCCGTTGATCCTGACCTCGGCATCTGCCACCGGCGTTCCCGTCGGGTCGACGACGCGCCCCAAGCCCTTGGCGGCAGGCGGTGGCGGGTGCGTGCTGACGGTCGCGCGCTCCACGGCATGACCACCTCGATCGTCATGCACGAGGATGGGCAGTTGAAAGGTGGCCTCATACGCCGGCAGCGTCCAATCAAAGAAGACCCTGTAGGGTTGGTCTGCGCTCGTCGGCGCAACGATGTCGAGAGGACCCATGCGGGTTCCCTGGCCGGCTCTGAATTCGAGCTTCGGTGGGTGGCCGTCAGGCTCGATGATCTCGAGGTTCACCTGGACCGTACTTCCCGCGGCGACATGCGCCACATTCTCCCCGTCGGCGAGTACCTCGACGAGCGTTACCTTCGGCCGATGATTGTCGAGGACCAGGGCGAGGGCGGGCGCTGTTTTCCCTTGGGCCCGCTGATCGATGGCGACGGACGTCGAGGTCTCATGGGGGCCGTGGCGACCGACGACCGTGGCCTGGCGTGTCGCAGTGGGCACGCTTGCAACAAAACCGCCGCTCAGGTCGGTGCGCATGAAACGTCGATTTGCTCCCGCCCGTATCTCCACGGTCGAGTGCGCCTCGATCCCGAACGCGCGTTGATCTACGTGGGGGACGTTACCATCGGAGAGGGCGACGGTACCGTGCAGGACCACGTGATCGTCCTGCGCCTGCAGTCTCAGGGGCGGAAGCGCCTCGAAGTCGCGGGCGAGACTCGCGGGCTGGCAGGTTCGCTGAAAACCAGGCGCGGACGCACATACCTGGACCTCCGTGCCGGCGGGGCCGGACAGGGAGTAGCGCCCCAGTCGATTGGTGGCGATGCTCGCCGTGTACACGCTATCGCCTTCGAGGCGGACCGTCGCGCCTACCACGGGGCGAGTGGCACCGCTTACCTCCACCTGCACAGAGCCATGCACCTCGGTGGGGTTCGCCAGATATTGGCTATGAACGACACGGCCGTCGCAGTCGTGGTCCACGCCGACCGCGGGCTCCACGGCGCCAGGGTAGATGCTGGCAACCGTGTCGTTGCAATCGACATCCACGCCGTATCCGTCGCCGTCCTGATCGACGGCCATAGGAGGGGTTCCTGGGAAGAAGTCGCAAGCGGATACGCACAGCAGGGCGAAGAGGATGGCCAGGCAACACAGCCTGTAAGTTACGGAGTCCGTTCGGATGGCTGATGACTGTTGCATCCCTGATCTCCCTGTCCACTGCCTTCCAGCTCGTCCCGAGACACCGTAACAAGCTTCAGTCAGCGACGCGAATCAACGCTACACGGAGCCACTGTGCGCGTTGAAGTCGGCCGCGCGACTTCTTCCATAGAGCGAACGATATCATTCGCTTCAAAGCATAGGGCAACGCAGCCACCTCGGGTATTGGGGGGCAGATCCGCCAACAGTCGCAAAGAGTAGCCAACTCCTGAGGCACGGAGCGCGACGCTGCCTCGCGGGATGTGGGTTATGTCGACCTGGTCAAACAGTTCCCGAACACAGCCGTTGCACCCGGCCGGGTGCGTTGGGATGATCAAACCCCTCAGCAGGGTTGTTGGCGGCGCCAGTACCTGCTCAGCGTAGATATCGCGCAGGCAAGGCATGGACGACTTCTCGAAGGCCTACCACGGCACCGTGGACGGTGCTCACAGCACGCAGGCGGCGCACGGTGCAGCAACCCGTCGTATGCACGACACAATGCTGTCCAACGCGGAAGCCAACGCGCCCTGGGCCGACTCTCGTACGAACAATGGTGGGTCGCAGGACAGTGGCGCAGGTGCGCTGCTGGCGCTGCTGCTTCTCGCGGGTGGGGGCTATGGCGCCTGGCTGGCGCTGAAGGGTCTTGGCGCCTACTACGACGCATCAGTGCCGATGCACATCCGACACATCTGGAGCGCAGTCGCAATGCTGCTCCTGCTCGCGAGCTCTCGCGTCCCCGCCGCGGCCATGCTCAACGCGACCACGGTGACGCTGGCGATTGGCTACGAACCCGCCGCGCCGGTGTTGATCAACGGTGTTTCCTTCGCGCTGCTTGTCTGCGTAGCCGCGTTCGCCCCCAACCTGCGTCAGCTCGGCGTGCTAGAGCGTACCCGCTGGCGGCGATTCGACCGCGATCGGCCGCAGCCCGTGCTCGAAGCAGTGCGCATTGGCATTGTCGTTACGATCGCTGCCGCGATCACCTGGTGGCTACTCGAGATGCTGGCGGAACCACCGCTCATCATTGGGGGGGCATGGCTGTTACTGTCCTTAGGGCTTGCGTTACTGGTAGGTTTCGTCAACGTCAACGGGTTCCCACCGAAATGGGTGTGGCTAGCGCCGCTCGCCGGACTGGTCCACATGAACGCAGGCTCGACGCGGCTGTTCCATGCCTGGATCACCGGTGCCCTGAGCGGACTCGTCGTCGCACTGCTGTTCGTCCAGCCTGAGTTCTTGTCTGCGGATTTCTGGCAGCCGCTATTGGGCTTGTCGCCATCGGAGCTGTGGCAGGAACTGCGCACGCGCGGGGAAAGCAGACCGCCGCAATCCCCCTTGCCGTCCAACTGGGGGCTGTACTACCTGCCGGCACTCGGGGCGATACTGGCGGCGGGATATCCCCAGATAGAGGTATTGCACAAGGTCGGTCGGCGCATCATCAACATCGGGGCTGTGATGGTCCTCGTCGCGGTGGCGCTACTCATCTTGTTGCCGCTCGGAGGCTTCTTGCTGGGTCGCATCAACTAGCCACCTGAAGGTGCTGTCCGGCACGGCTGTCCGTGTGGCTGAGATGCGGGACCGGGGCACTCGGGATTGCAGTGCACTGAGCGCTCGTTTCGTTAGCCAGCTTCGCGGGTGTTCGCGGGTGTGTTGCTCGCCACGGTGTTTCTACTTGCGTGCCGCCACTCGTCCTCGACCAGGCGCGTAAGTACGCACAGGGGGCGGTGAAGCGCCATCGCCGTCGCCATTCGATGCGCAAGCGAATCGACAGTACTAGTTCTAGCCAGCGTTGGACGGACGCAACGAAACGCCTCAGCGGTGTTGGGCAAGCCCTGAGAGGGTAGCGCCCTCGCGCTCATCCGGCGACGCCAGCGCGTGTTCAAGGGCAGCGCGAATCCACTGCCTGTCCTCATTACCCACGAAGACGATGATCTCGAGGGCGATCAGCACGCCGGCCACCATTAGCGATATCACGACCTTGGCAATGAAACTGCTGATCACCAGGACCGCGATCATGGCGATTACGGCACCCGTACGTGCTAAAACTCTGGCTAGCTTCACGACCAAGGCCGTTCGAAATCGACCCCGCAACACTGCGCCGGATGGTGTGGAGGTCAGGGAGCCGACGAATAGCGGTTTGAAGTCGCCCCAGTTGTTCCAGAGTCCGGGGGATCGCCAGCCTTTGACCTTACCCTTTGACGAGATGTGTGCGAACAACACGCCATGGATGCTCCCTGAGCGAAATTGCATTCTGGCGCGAAGCCGTGCGGTCGCTTCCTCAGCGGAACGTGTAGTCTCGATGAGTATGGGGTCAGGCGGCAACGTTGGCGTAGTCGATTGCTGCGGGCGCCAAGCGGCACGTCCGACCCGCGCCACTTCGGGGGAACTTCCGCACCTGAACTCGTCGCCTCACCGTTCAGCCAGCACGCATGGCTGCCAGAAACGCATCGATGATCAACTTCTGCGCCTCCCCATCAAGCGCATGCAATCCCGCCCGCGTCTCTCGCGCCGCTTGCATCGCGCCTGCGTACAGCAGCGAGCGCGTAAGCTGAATCTTCTCCGCCGGAATCGGATCCATCGCCCCGTTCATATTCACCGGGAATCCACCGTTTACCAAGAAAACCCGACGTCCCCTAATCCGCACCAGGTAGAGGAAGTGGCTCGGATGGTCGAGGTCACCCAGGTAGAGCAATCGGTTACCGAAACGCTCGTACACGAGATTGTGCTGATCAACCCGGCGACTGTGTGCGGAGAACAGTGTGGCTTGGCCGCGTAGATGCCAAGACTCGAACTCGATGTCTGATGAGGACGCACTCACCAGTACCGCGCCGTCCCGCAGCAGCGGGTAGTGCTCCATGCGCAGCGCTTCGACCCCCGTGCAGCCGATGATCTCGCAGTACTCCGGCAACGCGCCGTCGAGGGTTGCTTCCACCGTGTAGCCCTTGGCTTTGGCGGCGTCCCGCTTGTCGGGCTTGGCGTCGAACACCCCGATCTGCCAATTCGCCTCGCTCAACACGTCGGCGACGGCCTCGCCGATGGCGCCGAAGCCGATCACGAGCGCCTTGCGTGCCACGGGCACGCCCACTTCCTCCAGCCGCGCGAGGGTGGTGAGTAGCTCGGCCTTCACGGATTCTGCGATCAGCGGTGACTCGTGTACGAGCTTGGCCTCGGACTCCGCGACGTTCACGACCGGCACCTGCAAGTCGATGTCCTCGAGCTCCCAGATGCCACGGCGCGTCTGTTCGACGCAGCTGATGCGAGGTCTGATCGAGTCGTAGCTCGGGTCGTGGAGCAGGCGAATGGCGCGCCCCCCGTCGTCGATCAACACGGCGCGCGAGTCGGCGGGCACGTTTGGCGACCCCATCCATCGCAGGACGCGGTTGAGCAGTTCCTCGAGGTGGCGATCGGCCTCGTGGTGGTACTCGCCGTCACCGGTGAATTCGACGCTGCCCTCGTGCACGAAGTAGCCGTGAGCGTGGCGCAGGGTCCACATGGTTTCATGGTTGCTGGAGTAGGGCTTGCCGATGAGGAATACGCCCTCACTGGGTACGCCGCCCCGCGCGATCGCTTCGATCAGTGGGCGCGTCGAGCCGAACAGGTGCTGTACGCCGATCACTGTCGATAGGTTGCCTGGTGGTGAAGGTAGGGCTTTCTTCAAGAGTTCGATGATGGGTAGGCTCGTTGGCACGCCGGCGTCGCGCAGATACTCACCCATCCGTGCCGGGGCGAAGATGGAGACGAAGCGCACGAGTTCGTTGCGGGTGACGGGGTCGTCAGGTCGCGCCGATGCGGGGGCGCCGGCTGCGCCTTGGCGCAGCTGCGTGATCAGGGCAAGGCCGAGGGTGCCGAAGCGCTCGCTGAAGGCCGTGCCAGGGGCGGTGTCGTTCGCGTCGCAGATCAGGTCGGCGAGGATGACGCAGAGCGCGTTGTGGTAGTCGCGCGCGTCGCCGTGGCGGCGCACGCGTTGCGTGAGCACGTCGAGGAGGTTGTCGGCGCCTTCGGTGTGCTCTACGCCGGCGTAGTGGTATTGGTGGAGTTCGTAGGCTAGACGGTCGACAGTGGCGTGGCAGCGGTAGTAGATGTGTTCGGCCCAGGCGCGGAAATCGGCTGACGTGGGGGCGCTGGTGGTCACAGGAAACTCCCTAGTGTTTGTGCAACGAGGGCACGGATGGGATCGGCTTCACCCGCCTCCATCACGGCCTTCTCTTGCGCAGTGACCCGTCGCATCTGAAACGACTTGCGCTCGGTGTCGTCGACGCGGCTGAGGTTGGTGTCGAAGTAGAGGCCGTTGCCCTGATTGATGGTGTTACCGGCCTGGCGAAAGCGCATCTCGCCAAAACCCTCGAAACTCTCGTTGGGACTGCGCGGATGCCAGCCCGTCCAGTAGTAGAAGACGGTGCGGGCACTGACGTTGAGGGCGGTGCCCTTCGACTCCCACTGGGCCATGGGGCGATGGTCGAGGGCGAAGGCGCGGCCGGTCATGCGCACGTTACCGGTCGCCGGCTCCACCTTGAGCGTCACGTAGCCGAGGGCGCTCTGCGTATCGGGGAGCATGCGCTGCCACCACTGACCCTCTATGGCGGCACCGAAGGCTTGCTTCTGGTGGAAGACATCGAGGACTTGATCATCCAGCTTGGGGCGGCAGCCTAGGGTGGCAAGGCGTTCTCGGATGTGGGTGACGACGTCTTCGAGGGAAGCGGCGAGATCGCCGTCGTCGGCTAGGCTAAAGTTCGCGGGATTGATCCCCAGCAGATCTGAGGGAAGTTTGAGGTTGTCGGCCTTGTCGTGGACGAAGTAGCAGCGCTCGCGACCGAGGCGCCCCATGAACAGACCAAGTTCGAAGAGCACGTTGTCGCGGGGAATGGCGTGGGCTTGGTCACGACTGGTGGCGACGTCGTCGGCGGTGAACGCCATGATGGCGAAGTCGGCGTGGTCGAGTGCGGACTCGAGGCTCTCCATGAAGGCGCGGCTGAGCTTGAAGACGTTGTCGGACCATAGGCTGACGTCAGCGTCGTCTCGGAGGAGGCGCTGCAGGGTTTTCGCGAGTGGGAGGCCCTCGGTGGAGGAACCGATGAAAATTCTTGGCAGCGGGGTCCGCAGGGTTTCGGTAGCGGTCACGTGATCACCAAGGGACTGAAGACGACGATCACCTAGCAGATAGCACACGGACAACGCGCTCTTCAAATTTGATCGCCCTGTCGAGCTGGTGTTCGCCGCTCGCTGATGCCAAGGCGGTTCGGCATGGGGCGCGGATCAACATGAATCACCGCAGTGCACTGCGCGCTGTTCTCGTCAACCAGTGTCTCCCGTGGAATACTGACGTATACCCAACCAAAGGACGGACGCTCGGGGCCACGCATAGGCGCTACTGACGACAATCGTGTCAGCCTTCGCCAGAGGTTGCGACCGACCTCGCCACCTATCCCCTAGCGCTTAGGAGACCTCATGGATCGCTTACCCTGGATCGCTGTGCCCGCCCGACGGACCTTCGCCCTCTCGGCTTTTTGCCTATGGTGCTGCGTCGCCTGCACCGAGCAGGCGCCCTCGTCAGCGCCGATGGCCACCGAGTCTCGCTCCACGGTCGAGATCCTCGTCACCAGCGAGGCCGGCGACCGCCTCGCGTCAAAGGAGAACGCCACGCTGAGCCCTGGCCAGGCACCCCAAGAGGGCGGTGCGCGCATCGAGGTGTTCCCCGACCAGGAAAAGCAGACCATGACCGGCGTCGGCTCCTCCTTCACCGAGTCCTCCGCCTTCGTCCTGGCCCACCTGCCTCCAGAGGAGCGGGCCGCCGTCATGCGCGAGGTGTACGGCGAAGACGGCGCCAACCTGTCCATCGCCCGCACGGTCATCGCCTCGACTGACTTCTCCGTCGAAGGCCGCTACACCTACGCGCCGGTAGCGGACGACGCCGCCCTGGAACACTTCAGCATCGAGGTAGACACCGACGGTTTCGACCCGGAACGCTACCCCGGCATCGCCGACGAGACCTTCGACCTGCTGCCGATGATCCAGGAGGCTCTCGCGATCAAGCGCGAGCAACAAGACTCCACCCTGTCGATCGTCGCGTCCGCCTGGTCCGCCCCGCCGTGGATGAAGGACATCGAGGACTACTACGTGAGGCCCACGGAAGCCAACGGCTTCCAGGGCACCGGCGGCATGCTCAAGCCGCAGTACGAGGCCACCTACGCCGACTATCTGCTGCGCTACCTGGACAGCTACCGCGAGCAGGGCGTCGAGATCTGGGGCAT
The nucleotide sequence above comes from Pseudomonadota bacterium. Encoded proteins:
- a CDS encoding nucleotide-binding protein, whose amino-acid sequence is MTATETLRTPLPRIFIGSSTEGLPLAKTLQRLLRDDADVSLWSDNVFKLSRAFMESLESALDHADFAIMAFTADDVATSRDQAHAIPRDNVLFELGLFMGRLGRERCYFVHDKADNLKLPSDLLGINPANFSLADDGDLAASLEDVVTHIRERLATLGCRPKLDDQVLDVFHQKQAFGAAIEGQWWQRMLPDTQSALGYVTLKVEPATGNVRMTGRAFALDHRPMAQWESKGTALNVSARTVFYYWTGWHPRSPNESFEGFGEMRFRQAGNTINQGNGLYFDTNLSRVDDTERKSFQMRRVTAQEKAVMEAGEADPIRALVAQTLGSFL
- a CDS encoding carboxypeptidase regulatory-like domain-containing protein translates to MAVDQDGDGYGVDVDCNDTVASIYPGAVEPAVGVDHDCDGRVVHSQYLANPTEVHGSVQVEVSGATRPVVGATVRLEGDSVYTASIATNRLGRYSLSGPAGTEVQVCASAPGFQRTCQPASLARDFEALPPLRLQAQDDHVVLHGTVALSDGNVPHVDQRAFGIEAHSTVEIRAGANRRFMRTDLSGGFVASVPTATRQATVVGRHGPHETSTSVAIDQRAQGKTAPALALVLDNHRPKVTLVEVLADGENVAHVAAGSTVQVNLEIIEPDGHPPKLEFRAGQGTRMGPLDIVAPTSADQPYRVFFDWTLPAYEATFQLPILVHDDRGGHAVERATVSTHPPPPAAKGLGRVVDPTGTPVADAEVRINGVSVRTDADGTFELTADAAERYVLSISKDGYAPQTHVHHGALTYVDYPLRRARTLTVNAGEDIDIADHTEVRLSATALVTSEGEAPTFPITVEASGHRRDDGSRPAPGPMLSDAARLFQFGGIHVAFRDAEGRALTLAEGRKATVRVPIASDDLARAADQAPVWHFDEDVGHWQQSGIANREGNHYEFEVAHFSSVVVADEKFRDQSTCVVISPPLKPPGTPISPQSPTLPFEIHFTHGGQDYVVSVHYFDRAVGIPTDQDIEVRTTNGFENYANYPYKALPGWTTKARTPSAAVAWEDQQQSQGEPLVGPCLAVKTAFTPPAHQNPDNFLEYVNHETDQTGSDAFARYYYLLTDQAPSDPKTGPAGLVGFTVDEDDPKFLVESGQTDPPGNIAPASDAHEARWIAPGDMLSGFGQSTPVSSLVLKIEDKRLILEPKAACDSLRPGDILLFSEDPATRDASLGGYLLATDKQCATVKGYACSGGDGCLLTTIQSSTRVTLKEPDNQVAGVWARMETRRVVSVEGSRIELDEPFHHPVDRLFVLNNRSTLSAWLQRNCFTGSDPQCQGSIGPDAQAKYQNEFDLNFGRWMFMKTLPDDSVAFIVFNYRNIRRFPDESPLDTPSWPGLLAAVTMEHRRPLTNASTEITTFGAYDSSGARFVDPPLDGSKNVHFVPHICLSCHGGQPGHMDRDGNLHTTNFIPFDPESYGYRDLVDGHAVESEEAMRTMNQAICRHTNPSPGTRTFVAGMVGQPERDCAPGRSLTGVFRAGVVPMGWEGDTRPGGPTKQQLYTEVFAPSCRLCHVTREGPIAFRSYEEFKQYGAGYVACNPPYIMPQAERTYYNFWLGSPEAPRQLVASGLAQESSACGIHAEHE